Proteins from a single region of Maledivibacter sp.:
- a CDS encoding transcriptional repressor, translated as MELRIDKIDEYLKSNDIKPSYQRIKILEYLIQNKNHPTVDMIYQELVNRIPTLSKTTVYNTLKLFVDKKIVALINIEDNETRYDVDTTFHGHFKCKKCNEVYDIKTEMPILKDMDDFQIDEYHLYLKGICKKCI; from the coding sequence ATGGAATTAAGAATTGATAAGATAGATGAGTATCTAAAGAGTAATGATATAAAGCCATCCTACCAGAGAATAAAAATTTTAGAATATTTAATACAAAACAAAAATCATCCCACAGTAGATATGATTTATCAAGAGCTAGTTAATAGGATTCCTACACTTTCCAAAACTACTGTATATAATACATTAAAACTATTTGTGGATAAAAAGATTGTAGCATTGATAAACATAGAAGATAATGAAACAAGATACGATGTGGATACAACATTTCATGGACATTTTAAATGTAAAAAATGTAATGAAGTATATGATATCAAAACTGAGATGCCCATATTAAAAGATATGGATGATTTTCAAATTGATGAGTATCATTTGTATTTGAAGGGTATATGTAAAAAGTGCATATAA
- a CDS encoding NADH peroxidase, with the protein MKKFVCTVCGYVHEGENAPEKCPQCGVPADKFKEQVATEGLKWADEHKIGIAKGVDPEIVEGLKANFMGECTEVGMYLAMSRQADREGFPEVAEAYKRIAFEEAEHAAKFAELLGEVVTADTKTNLKMRVDAEHGACQGKKDLATRAKELNYDAIHDTVHEMCKDEARHGMAFKGLLKRYFGE; encoded by the coding sequence ATGAAGAAATTTGTTTGTACTGTATGTGGTTATGTTCATGAAGGGGAAAACGCACCAGAAAAATGTCCACAATGTGGGGTCCCAGCTGATAAGTTTAAAGAGCAAGTAGCGACAGAAGGATTAAAGTGGGCTGATGAGCATAAAATAGGTATCGCCAAAGGAGTAGACCCAGAGATAGTAGAAGGATTAAAGGCTAACTTTATGGGTGAATGTACAGAGGTAGGTATGTATTTAGCTATGAGTAGACAAGCCGATAGAGAAGGTTTTCCAGAAGTTGCGGAAGCATATAAGAGAATAGCCTTTGAAGAAGCTGAACATGCCGCAAAATTCGCAGAGCTTCTTGGAGAAGTTGTAACAGCTGATACAAAAACTAACTTAAAGATGAGAGTAGATGCTGAGCATGGTGCCTGTCAAGGGAAAAAGGATCTTGCAACGAGGGCAAAGGAATTAAACTATGATGCTATCCATGATACAGTACATGAGATGTGTAAAGATGAAGCTAGACACGGTATGGCATTTAAAGGATTATTAAAGAGATATTTTGGAGAGTAA
- a CDS encoding calcium/sodium antiporter → MEELILSYLTSFPTLVLVLIVAAMLYTLSKGADMLVDEAVSLSIHWGVPKIIIGATIVSLGTTLPEATVSVLAAVNGNPDLALGNAIGSIIVDTGLIIGLAALIGHLPVDKMVVDRQGRIQFLSGLLLAIVSLPILSNGVTGNISQWMGWLFLLILIIYTYVSLKWAKNTNCPGDDVADEAAFAVEKNPIVIQILKLIIGILLVIVSSKILIPSVGITAVRVGIPQSIIAATLVAFGTSLPELVTAVTAVRKGHGELAVGNIVGADILNVLFVVGSAAAVTKGGLDVPVNFYKLQIPAMLIILSAFRIFSKNKNDEISKKEGLFLSGIYFTYLVLNYVWI, encoded by the coding sequence ATGGAAGAACTTATTCTCAGTTATTTAACATCATTTCCTACTCTAGTATTGGTCTTGATTGTGGCAGCCATGCTGTACACCTTAAGTAAAGGTGCAGATATGCTAGTTGATGAAGCTGTTAGCCTTTCTATACATTGGGGTGTACCTAAAATTATTATTGGAGCAACTATTGTATCCCTGGGAACCACCCTTCCCGAAGCAACTGTTTCAGTCCTAGCAGCTGTGAACGGCAACCCTGATCTTGCTTTAGGCAATGCCATTGGGTCTATAATAGTCGACACCGGACTTATAATAGGTTTAGCTGCCCTTATTGGGCATCTCCCAGTAGATAAAATGGTGGTTGATAGGCAAGGCAGGATTCAGTTCCTTTCTGGTCTTTTATTAGCCATCGTCAGTCTTCCTATTTTATCCAACGGTGTGACTGGTAATATAAGCCAATGGATGGGATGGCTCTTTCTCCTAATACTTATAATTTATACTTACGTTTCATTAAAATGGGCTAAAAATACGAACTGTCCCGGGGATGATGTAGCAGATGAAGCAGCCTTCGCTGTAGAAAAAAATCCCATAGTAATTCAAATACTAAAGCTAATCATTGGCATATTACTTGTTATCGTCTCATCCAAGATACTTATACCCTCTGTAGGTATTACAGCTGTTAGAGTAGGTATCCCACAGAGTATCATTGCTGCTACCCTAGTTGCTTTTGGTACCAGTTTACCGGAACTAGTAACGGCTGTAACGGCTGTGAGAAAAGGACACGGCGAATTAGCTGTAGGGAATATAGTCGGGGCCGATATCCTCAACGTACTATTTGTAGTTGGTAGTGCAGCTGCTGTAACAAAGGGTGGACTGGATGTTCCCGTTAATTTCTATAAGCTTCAGATACCAGCAATGCTTATCATACTATCTGCATTTAGAATTTTTTCAAAAAATAAAAATGATGAGATTTCAAAGAAAGAAGGTCTATTCCTTTCGGGTATTTATTTTACCTACCTAGTTTTGAACTATGTATGGATATAG
- the lepB gene encoding signal peptidase I yields the protein MTKEILEWIKTIGLSVVIALFITTFIARPTLVQQSSMYPTLNSNDYLMLNKISYRFHKPERGDIVVFESCLKSKKGKAKNLIKRVIGEEGDKVVIRDGKVYVNDEELKENYINGGVTPGDVDVVVPKDNVFVMGDNRQGSLDSRRLGTIDIDNIEGKALVRLFPFNRIGRVN from the coding sequence ATGACTAAAGAAATACTTGAATGGATAAAAACCATTGGACTATCCGTAGTTATTGCTTTGTTTATCACAACATTTATTGCGAGACCTACTTTGGTACAGCAGTCCTCCATGTATCCTACATTGAACTCAAATGATTATCTGATGCTCAATAAGATTTCCTATAGGTTTCATAAGCCTGAAAGAGGGGATATAGTGGTGTTTGAGAGTTGTTTGAAATCAAAGAAGGGTAAGGCTAAGAATTTAATTAAAAGGGTGATCGGGGAAGAGGGAGATAAAGTAGTTATTAGGGATGGCAAAGTTTATGTTAATGATGAAGAGCTTAAAGAGAATTATATCAATGGAGGCGTTACTCCCGGTGATGTTGATGTAGTGGTTCCAAAGGATAATGTTTTTGTAATGGGAGATAATAGGCAGGGAAGCCTTGATAGTAGAAGGCTAGGAACAATTGATATTGATAATATAGAAGGAAAGGCTTTGGTAAGGCTTTTTCCCTTTAATAGAATTGGAAGAGTTAACTAG